Proteins encoded by one window of Desulfatiglans sp.:
- a CDS encoding helix-turn-helix domain-containing protein → MIAEKKQEGGIPQLLNIKQVATILNVNPKSLYNQHSAGTLRIKAKRIGNKRGLIRFDLRDVQSYIDSL, encoded by the coding sequence ATGATTGCAGAAAAAAAACAAGAAGGGGGAATACCGCAGCTTTTAAACATCAAGCAGGTTGCGACTATTTTAAATGTGAATCCGAAGTCCTTATATAATCAACATAGCGCGGGAACTTTGAGAATAAAGGCCAAACGGATAGGCAACAAACGAGGCTTGATCAGATTCGATTTAAGAGACGTTCAATCTTACATTGATAGCTTGTAA
- the zupT gene encoding zinc transporter ZupT yields MDNVLIAIGLTLFAGMATGIGSVLAFFAKKDNHRFLSLATGFSAGVMLYVSFVEIFFKGLETLVEQYGERLGNWINAASFFGGILLIGVIDRLIPAAENPHEIHSDSEKALMKNPLAPPPFTEDGLKKRDQGTHDHSPGHNRLMRMGLFTALAIGIHNFPEGLATFLAALDDPSLGIAIAVAIALHNIPEGISVSVPIFYATGNRKKAFLFSLLSGLAEPVGAVTAYIILRFIIGWQTSIVPQGFMAVMFGGVAGIMVYISLDELIPTSRAYGKGHDSIIGLITGMAVMALSLLMFK; encoded by the coding sequence ATGGATAATGTACTTATAGCAATAGGATTGACCCTGTTTGCGGGCATGGCGACCGGCATCGGGAGTGTGCTGGCCTTTTTTGCCAAAAAGGATAATCACCGCTTCCTATCTCTTGCCACAGGCTTTTCAGCTGGTGTAATGCTCTATGTCTCATTTGTGGAAATTTTTTTCAAGGGCCTTGAAACCCTTGTAGAGCAGTATGGCGAGAGGTTGGGTAACTGGATAAATGCAGCCTCCTTTTTTGGAGGGATACTCTTGATAGGTGTTATTGACAGGCTTATTCCTGCTGCAGAAAACCCTCATGAGATACATTCAGACAGTGAGAAGGCATTAATGAAGAACCCTCTGGCCCCACCACCCTTTACAGAGGATGGTTTGAAAAAGAGAGATCAGGGTACTCATGATCACAGCCCCGGCCATAACAGGCTGATGCGTATGGGCCTTTTTACCGCCCTTGCCATTGGTATCCACAATTTCCCTGAGGGGCTTGCCACATTCTTAGCCGCCCTTGATGACCCGTCGCTGGGCATTGCAATAGCTGTTGCCATTGCTCTTCACAATATCCCTGAAGGCATAAGCGTTTCTGTCCCCATTTTTTATGCCACTGGCAACAGAAAAAAGGCATTCCTGTTTTCATTATTAAGCGGTCTTGCAGAACCTGTGGGCGCAGTTACCGCCTATATCATCCTGAGGTTTATAATTGGCTGGCAGACATCAATTGTTCCTCAGGGTTTTATGGCAGTCATGTTCGGAGGCGTTGCAGGAATCATGGTATATATAAGCCTTGATGAGCTTATCCCCACCAGCAGGGCATATGGCAAAGGGCATGACAGCATAATCGGTCTTATAACCGGAATGGCCGTTATGGCCTTAAGCCTGCTTATGTTTAAATAA
- a CDS encoding tyrosine-type recombinase/integrase, with product MAILQECFVCHKKQAVKNKVCLCGQDLDAAKKSKKIKYWISYRMPDGKQKRESVSAYTDLDGYSIMDARKALSKREVQKSENRILDVKKESKWNFNQLAEWYLSLDSIKGLSSAWRVKLALGKFNSVFGDTLVSNIQLEDLENYQAMRKAEELAPATIDQEMGAAKAMVYKAWNNEKVSGDILRKFKLVKKQLKAGANVKDEVLSVSEAYALIDNCSDFLKPITITAYHTGMRRSEVLGLKRSHLNMREGLIQLKAEDTKNGRPRTIPMNKELLNLFRKMPVNFQSEYLFLFKGQPVYDVRASFQAAVKKTGLAYGRKGGLTFHSIRHTVNTDMRRAGIHQSVIQAIMGHEDHSMFARYNTVDVEDLKRAAERLEEYRQEKINVDHSVDQAVENEK from the coding sequence ATGGCAATTTTGCAAGAATGTTTCGTATGTCATAAAAAGCAGGCAGTGAAAAACAAAGTGTGTCTCTGTGGGCAGGACCTTGATGCTGCAAAAAAATCTAAAAAAATTAAATACTGGATCAGTTATCGTATGCCTGATGGAAAACAAAAAAGGGAGTCAGTTTCCGCATATACTGATCTGGATGGATATTCGATCATGGATGCGCGAAAGGCATTATCAAAAAGGGAGGTCCAGAAATCCGAAAACCGAATCCTGGATGTAAAAAAAGAATCTAAATGGAACTTCAATCAGCTTGCAGAATGGTATTTGTCTCTTGATTCGATTAAAGGCCTTTCATCCGCCTGGAGGGTAAAACTTGCATTGGGGAAATTTAACTCTGTTTTCGGGGATACCTTAGTATCAAATATACAGCTTGAGGATTTAGAGAACTATCAAGCAATGAGAAAGGCTGAAGAGCTTGCACCGGCGACAATTGATCAAGAAATGGGCGCGGCTAAAGCCATGGTATATAAAGCCTGGAATAATGAAAAAGTATCTGGGGATATTTTACGAAAGTTTAAACTGGTAAAAAAACAGTTAAAGGCAGGCGCCAATGTTAAGGATGAAGTGTTGAGTGTTTCAGAAGCGTATGCGCTGATTGACAATTGCTCAGATTTTTTAAAGCCGATTACGATAACCGCATATCATACCGGTATGAGAAGATCTGAAGTTTTAGGCCTTAAACGAAGTCATTTGAACATGAGAGAAGGTCTTATCCAGCTTAAAGCAGAAGATACAAAAAATGGCCGACCAAGGACCATTCCAATGAATAAGGAGCTCTTGAACCTTTTCAGAAAAATGCCGGTTAACTTTCAGAGTGAATATCTTTTTTTATTCAAGGGGCAGCCTGTTTATGATGTCCGGGCAAGCTTCCAAGCGGCTGTCAAAAAGACAGGTCTTGCATATGGACGCAAAGGGGGGCTCACGTTTCATTCTATCCGACATACTGTCAATACTGACATGCGCCGCGCTGGAATACATCAGAGCGTTATACAGGCAATCATGGGGCATGAAGATCATAGCATGTTTGCCCGGTATAACACTGTTGATGTTGAGGATCTGAAAAGAGCAGCGGAACGCCTGGAAGAATACAGGCAGGAAAAAATAAATGTTGACCATTCTGTTGACCAAGCTGTTGAAAATGAAAAATAG